Proteins encoded by one window of Dryocola sp. LX212:
- the grxB gene encoding glutaredoxin 2, with translation MKLYIYDHCPFCVKARMIFGLKNVPVELNVLLNDDEATPTKMIGKKMAPILQKDDSRYLPESMDIVHYIDRLDGKPLLTGATNAAIGEWLRNVQAYTQNLIIPRVAKAPFDEFATPEARAYFVKKKEAMIGSFEEHLSHSPGLIKKISDDLRKLDKLIVQPNAVNGELSEDDIHLFPLLRSLSLVAGIEYPSRVRDYRDNMAKQTQINLLSSIAI, from the coding sequence GTGAAATTATATATTTACGATCACTGCCCGTTCTGCGTTAAAGCGCGCATGATTTTTGGCCTGAAGAATGTCCCCGTTGAGCTGAACGTGCTGCTTAACGACGACGAGGCGACGCCAACGAAGATGATTGGCAAGAAAATGGCGCCAATTCTGCAAAAAGATGACAGCCGCTATCTGCCTGAAAGCATGGACATCGTTCACTATATCGACAGGCTGGACGGCAAGCCGCTGCTGACGGGAGCGACCAACGCCGCCATCGGCGAATGGCTGCGCAACGTGCAGGCTTACACCCAGAACCTGATCATCCCGCGCGTAGCAAAAGCACCGTTCGATGAGTTCGCCACACCCGAAGCCCGCGCTTACTTCGTGAAAAAGAAAGAGGCGATGATTGGTTCTTTCGAGGAACACCTCAGCCACTCGCCGGGCCTGATTAAAAAAATTAGCGACGATTTGCGCAAGCTCGACAAGCTTATCGTCCAGCCCAACGCCGTTAACGGCGAACTTTCGGAAGATGATATTCACCTCTTCCCGTTACTGCGTAGCCTCTCCCTGGTGGCAGGCATTGAATACCCAAGCCGGGTAAGGGATTACCGCGATAACATGGCCAAGCAAACGCAGATCAACCTGCTCTCTTCCATCGCGATTTAA